A stretch of the Candidatus Methanomethylophilaceae archaeon genome encodes the following:
- the trpD gene encoding anthranilate phosphoribosyltransferase, which yields MIKEAIIKIVDKQDLTYDEAYQVMSEIMSGKTTPTQNAAYLAALSTKSTRAETIAEIAGSAAAMRDGAIPFRNPYDTLEIVGTGGDGSHSFNISSTSAMVIASSGVKVSKHGNRAASSRSGSADVLEALGISLDQGPEKALALLDYPGICFLFAQKYHPSMKYVGSIRKELGIRTVFNILGPLTNPAKPKYEVLGVYDPLLLEPLAHVMDSLGVRRGMVVHGNDRMDEISVSDSTSVCELRDGKIESYEIAPEDFGLARGRKEDIVGGTAEDNARITLDILSSAKGPKRDIVLMNSAAGLYCAGKAKDMREGIEMAANLIDEGEAMRLLERYRKASA from the coding sequence ATGATCAAAGAGGCCATCATCAAAATAGTCGACAAGCAGGACCTCACATACGACGAGGCGTACCAGGTCATGAGCGAGATCATGTCCGGAAAGACGACGCCGACCCAGAACGCCGCTTACTTGGCGGCTCTGTCTACGAAGAGCACCCGGGCGGAGACCATCGCGGAGATAGCCGGGAGCGCGGCCGCCATGCGCGACGGCGCCATCCCGTTCCGGAACCCTTACGACACCCTGGAGATCGTCGGGACCGGAGGGGACGGATCCCACAGCTTCAACATCTCGTCCACATCGGCGATGGTAATTGCGTCCTCCGGGGTGAAGGTGTCCAAGCACGGGAACAGAGCCGCCTCATCCAGAAGCGGATCCGCTGACGTCCTCGAAGCGCTGGGGATATCCCTGGACCAGGGGCCGGAGAAGGCTCTGGCTCTGCTGGACTATCCGGGAATATGCTTCCTTTTCGCCCAGAAATACCATCCTTCCATGAAGTACGTCGGCTCCATCCGCAAGGAGCTGGGAATCAGGACGGTGTTCAACATCCTGGGCCCGCTGACCAACCCCGCGAAGCCCAAGTATGAGGTCCTCGGAGTTTACGATCCTCTTCTCCTGGAGCCTCTGGCCCATGTCATGGACAGCCTCGGCGTTAGGAGGGGGATGGTGGTCCACGGCAATGACCGCATGGACGAGATCTCCGTCTCGGATTCGACTTCGGTCTGCGAGCTGCGCGACGGGAAGATCGAGAGCTATGAAATCGCCCCGGAGGATTTCGGCCTGGCCAGAGGCAGGAAAGAGGACATCGTCGGAGGGACGGCGGAGGACAACGCCAGAATAACGCTGGACATCCTGTCATCGGCGAAAGGCCCTAAGCGCGACATAGTCCTGATGAATTCGGCGGCAGGCCTGTATTGCGCCGGGAAAGCCAAGGATATGAGGGAAGGCATCGAGATGGCGGCCAACCTCATAGACGAAGGCGAAGCCATGAGGCTCCTGGAAAGGTACAGGAAGGCGAGCGCATGA
- a CDS encoding amino acid-binding protein: protein MADSIIEQLSIFVNNEPGRLAYVASVLKECGINMHAFNLAESTDFGILRAIVDDPEEAYRKLKEKGIIVKKTEVIAVSIEDTPGALFAAADAFGKAGINIEYGYAYSGKKASVFYMRVNDPQKAVDLLKSKGISLVTSGEI, encoded by the coding sequence ATGGCAGACAGCATAATAGAGCAGCTTTCCATATTCGTGAACAACGAGCCCGGGCGCCTCGCGTACGTCGCGTCCGTTCTGAAAGAATGCGGCATCAACATGCACGCGTTCAACCTCGCCGAATCCACCGATTTCGGCATTCTGAGAGCTATAGTAGACGACCCCGAGGAGGCATATCGCAAACTCAAGGAGAAGGGGATCATCGTGAAGAAGACCGAGGTCATCGCGGTCTCCATCGAGGACACTCCCGGAGCTCTCTTCGCGGCCGCGGATGCCTTCGGCAAAGCGGGGATCAACATCGAGTACGGATACGCATACTCCGGAAAGAAGGCTTCCGTGTTCTACATGAGGGTCAACGACCCCCAGAAAGCGGTGGATCTTCTGAAAAGCAAAGGCATCAGCCTGGTAACCAGCGGGGAAATCTGA
- a CDS encoding 4Fe-4S binding protein, giving the protein MMRDIVRIDPEKCTGCGACAEACEEGAIQMIGGKAVLVCEDHCDGLGACLPSCPADAISIEKRDVPEFSAPSGIPAVQPGIPMQPAHCPGSMPRTIGGGKEGPVSGRSPSRLLQWPVQIRLAPLRAPYFEGCDLLVAADCSAFACGSFHEDFMKGKIVLIGCPKLDPQDSWRRLAEIIASNGIRSVTAVRMEVPCCGPLSDAARSAADACGVPFSSVTLGIDGIPRG; this is encoded by the coding sequence ATGATGCGCGACATCGTGAGGATAGATCCGGAGAAGTGCACCGGATGCGGGGCGTGCGCGGAGGCATGCGAAGAGGGGGCCATCCAGATGATCGGCGGGAAGGCGGTGCTGGTCTGCGAAGACCATTGCGACGGTCTCGGAGCATGCCTCCCATCCTGTCCCGCAGATGCCATATCCATCGAAAAGAGGGACGTCCCGGAATTCTCGGCCCCATCCGGGATACCGGCCGTCCAGCCGGGAATCCCTATGCAGCCTGCTCATTGCCCCGGTTCTATGCCCAGAACCATCGGCGGAGGGAAAGAGGGTCCAGTCTCCGGAAGATCGCCTAGCAGGCTGTTGCAGTGGCCGGTGCAGATCCGTCTCGCGCCTTTGAGGGCCCCGTATTTCGAAGGCTGCGATCTGCTGGTAGCCGCCGACTGCTCCGCGTTCGCCTGCGGAAGCTTCCACGAGGATTTCATGAAAGGGAAGATCGTGCTGATCGGCTGCCCCAAGTTGGACCCGCAGGATTCCTGGCGCAGGCTGGCCGAGATAATCGCGTCCAACGGCATCAGAAGCGTGACGGCCGTGAGGATGGAGGTGCCCTGCTGCGGTCCCCTTTCCGATGCGGCCAGATCCGCCGCCGATGCCTGCGGGGTTCCTTTTTCGTCCGTTACCCTGGGCATCGACGGAATCCCGAGGGGATGA
- a CDS encoding ABC transporter ATP-binding protein, translated as MILKYLTKREWALFALAAAFIIAQVYLDLRIPEYMSEITYGLQSGTSSEEIARCGLEMLGCALLSLGCSMCTGYLIANVSSSMSRNIRLKLLDKIQSFSPEDVDRFSVASLITRSTNDITQVQQFVARALQTVVRSPIMAVWAIAKISGSAWEWTFVTALAVVIMMTVIMLVIWRSMKYYERIQKHIDTVNRDTRESITGVRVIRAYNADEFQMRKFSEASELLLKDNLSVLRIMFPMFTITSVLTNFLTMAIYWIGATLIAKEGDVEAQMILFSDMIVFSSYAIQVLRAFMMMTEIIRAYPRASISAKRIEEVLDSEPRIKGGSSEGGKDGGTIEFRDVSFGYPGSNVQTIKNISFGVGKGQTLAIIGPTGCGKSTVAKLMQRIYDADSGQILIDGTDVRDYSREALASRFSYVPQSTVIFTGTVRDNVNYGDTAPDRSDDDVWRALETAQATGFVRRMSDGLDSQVSQRGKNLSGGQRQRIAIARAVCRRAEICILDDSFSALDFKTDKDLRAALRKEMAGSTVVIVAQRIGTIMDADVIVVMEEGRVQGIGTHGELMENCPLYREIAVSQMTEGTL; from the coding sequence ATGATCCTGAAATATCTGACGAAAAGGGAATGGGCTCTCTTCGCCCTCGCAGCCGCTTTCATAATCGCCCAGGTGTACTTGGATCTCAGGATCCCGGAATACATGAGCGAGATAACATACGGGCTCCAGAGCGGCACATCCTCCGAGGAGATCGCGAGATGCGGGCTGGAGATGCTCGGATGCGCCTTGCTGAGCCTAGGGTGCTCGATGTGCACGGGATACCTGATAGCGAACGTGTCATCTTCTATGAGCCGGAACATCCGCCTGAAGCTTCTGGACAAGATCCAAAGCTTCTCGCCGGAGGATGTCGACAGATTTTCGGTCGCTTCCCTGATCACCCGCAGCACCAATGACATCACGCAGGTCCAGCAGTTCGTCGCCCGCGCCCTGCAGACCGTGGTGAGATCCCCGATCATGGCGGTATGGGCGATTGCGAAGATCTCCGGCAGCGCGTGGGAATGGACCTTCGTCACCGCTCTGGCCGTCGTGATCATGATGACGGTCATCATGCTGGTGATCTGGCGCTCGATGAAGTATTACGAAAGGATCCAGAAGCATATCGATACCGTCAACCGCGATACCCGCGAGAGCATCACCGGCGTCAGGGTCATCAGGGCCTACAACGCCGACGAATTCCAGATGAGGAAATTCTCCGAAGCTTCCGAGCTGCTCCTCAAGGACAATCTGTCAGTACTCCGCATAATGTTCCCGATGTTCACCATCACGTCCGTGCTTACCAATTTCCTCACCATGGCGATCTACTGGATCGGGGCGACTCTGATCGCCAAGGAAGGCGACGTGGAAGCGCAGATGATTCTTTTCTCTGATATGATCGTGTTCTCCTCGTATGCCATCCAGGTCCTGAGGGCGTTCATGATGATGACCGAGATCATCCGCGCGTATCCGAGGGCATCAATCAGCGCCAAGAGGATCGAGGAGGTCCTCGACAGCGAGCCCAGGATCAAGGGCGGAAGCTCGGAGGGCGGAAAGGACGGGGGCACCATCGAATTCAGGGACGTAAGCTTCGGATACCCCGGGTCAAACGTCCAGACTATCAAGAACATAAGCTTCGGAGTCGGGAAAGGGCAGACCCTGGCCATCATCGGGCCCACCGGATGCGGGAAGAGCACGGTCGCCAAGCTCATGCAGAGGATATATGACGCCGATTCCGGGCAGATCCTCATCGACGGGACTGATGTGAGGGACTATTCCAGGGAAGCATTGGCCTCGAGATTCTCCTATGTTCCGCAGTCGACCGTGATATTCACAGGCACCGTAAGAGACAACGTCAACTACGGGGACACCGCGCCGGACAGAAGCGACGACGACGTCTGGAGGGCGCTGGAGACCGCGCAGGCTACCGGATTCGTCAGGAGAATGTCCGACGGGCTGGATTCCCAGGTCTCCCAGAGAGGAAAGAACCTTTCCGGAGGCCAGAGGCAGAGGATAGCCATCGCCAGGGCGGTATGCCGCCGCGCCGAGATCTGCATCCTGGACGATTCCTTCTCCGCGCTGGATTTCAAGACCGACAAAGACCTCCGCGCCGCTCTGAGGAAGGAGATGGCCGGCTCCACCGTAGTGATCGTCGCGCAGCGCATAGGGACGATCATGGACGCCGACGTCATCGTCGTGATGGAAGAAGGCAGGGTGCAGGGGATCGGGACCCACGGGGAGCTAATGGAAAACTGCCCTCTGTACCGCGAGATTGCGGTGTCCCAGATGACGGAGGGGACGTTATGA
- a CDS encoding tryptophan synthase subunit alpha — translation MSDIGGAFKGRKALVAFLTCGDPDLDTTAEIVRSMASNGVDLVELGIPFSDPTAEGPVIQAANVRALKAGTTTDKVFDMAESLRGEIDIPLAFMTYANVVFSYGTERFLSRCEMAGIRGLILPDVPYEEKEDFEPACRRHGVALISMVAPTSHDRIRMIAKESEGFLYVVSSMGVTGTRSKITTDISPMIEAIRESTETPCAVGFGISTPEQARDMSRLADGVIVGSAIVKIVAKNGRDSAGPVGEFVRSLKDAMLERLE, via the coding sequence ATGAGCGATATCGGCGGAGCATTCAAAGGAAGAAAGGCTCTGGTCGCATTCCTGACCTGCGGGGATCCCGATCTGGACACAACGGCCGAGATAGTCCGGTCGATGGCATCCAACGGCGTGGATCTGGTGGAGCTGGGAATACCCTTCTCAGATCCCACTGCCGAAGGGCCGGTGATCCAGGCCGCGAACGTGCGTGCCCTGAAGGCCGGCACCACCACCGACAAGGTGTTCGACATGGCCGAATCCCTCCGCGGCGAGATAGACATCCCGCTGGCGTTCATGACCTATGCGAATGTAGTATTCTCATACGGCACCGAGCGCTTCCTGTCCCGCTGCGAGATGGCTGGCATCAGAGGGCTGATACTTCCGGACGTCCCGTACGAGGAGAAGGAGGATTTCGAGCCCGCATGCAGGAGGCACGGCGTCGCATTGATCTCCATGGTGGCGCCCACGTCCCATGACAGGATAAGGATGATCGCGAAGGAGTCCGAGGGCTTCCTTTACGTGGTCTCGTCCATGGGAGTGACCGGGACCAGATCGAAGATAACCACGGACATCTCGCCGATGATCGAAGCCATCAGGGAGAGCACTGAAACTCCCTGCGCGGTAGGGTTCGGAATATCGACTCCCGAGCAGGCCAGGGACATGTCCCGCCTGGCGGACGGCGTTATCGTGGGATCGGCGATCGTCAAGATCGTGGCCAAGAACGGCAGGGATTCCGCCGGGCCGGTGGGGGAGTTCGTCAGATCGCTGAAGGACGCAATGCTCGAGCGCCTGGAATAA
- a CDS encoding translation elongation factor 1 alpha-related protein, whose product MGNLNIAVLGAKDFAGKIGKKGTVTDMTFYDYKEGHDSFTLIEPSKYPEKLSSLFYSVAMSEFGILVVDGIDASLGETIVMADALGLSRGWLILRNYIQPEQVKPLLAGTALEGYEIREDDPIKLREELIALAKAEAKQPGESSCGSCPVDSHFNVKGVGTVILGSVIDGYFRKHDKMTVFPVKKEVILKSIQKHDIDADDGVKGDHVGLALRGIESDELDRGFVVTTDPSVKMSRSVKGKVSLVKYWGAPLKEGMVIHLGHWMQMIPCRITSVDNGSDFRSAEVAFDLDSDMIHKPGDRAIIMYLEGGKLRVAGSVVLP is encoded by the coding sequence ATGGGAAACCTGAACATCGCTGTGCTTGGGGCAAAGGATTTCGCCGGGAAGATCGGAAAGAAAGGCACCGTCACGGACATGACCTTCTACGATTACAAGGAAGGCCACGACTCCTTCACGCTGATAGAGCCCTCGAAATACCCTGAGAAGCTCTCGTCGCTGTTCTATTCGGTGGCAATGTCCGAATTCGGGATCCTCGTGGTGGATGGCATAGACGCCTCTCTGGGAGAGACCATCGTCATGGCCGATGCGCTGGGTCTGAGCAGAGGATGGCTCATCCTCAGGAACTACATCCAGCCCGAGCAGGTAAAGCCGCTTCTCGCCGGGACCGCCCTCGAAGGCTATGAGATCCGCGAGGATGACCCCATAAAGCTCCGCGAAGAGCTGATTGCCCTGGCCAAAGCCGAAGCCAAGCAGCCCGGCGAAAGCAGCTGCGGCTCCTGCCCGGTAGACTCCCATTTCAACGTGAAAGGGGTCGGGACCGTCATCCTCGGCTCCGTCATAGACGGATATTTCAGGAAGCACGACAAGATGACCGTGTTCCCGGTGAAGAAGGAAGTGATCCTCAAATCCATCCAGAAGCACGACATCGACGCCGACGACGGGGTCAAAGGGGACCATGTGGGCCTCGCCCTCCGCGGCATAGAGTCCGACGAGCTGGACAGGGGATTCGTCGTCACCACCGACCCTTCGGTGAAGATGAGCAGATCCGTGAAAGGGAAGGTGTCCCTGGTGAAATACTGGGGCGCACCCCTCAAAGAGGGAATGGTCATCCACCTCGGACACTGGATGCAGATGATTCCGTGCAGGATAACGTCGGTGGACAACGGCTCGGATTTCAGGTCGGCGGAAGTCGCGTTCGATCTGGACTCCGACATGATCCACAAGCCCGGCGACAGGGCAATAATCATGTACCTGGAAGGCGGCAAGCTCAGGGTGGCCGGGTCGGTAGTCCTTCCCTGA
- a CDS encoding phenylacetate--CoA ligase → MQKEDLRKLQYRELKSLVNNLYSFNRFYHDRMKEQNVHPDDITCLSDVSKLPFMYKQDLRDNYPTNMFTASNSEVVRYHVSSGTTGKPTLVGYTRNDLDYWTEALARSLTSVGIGADDTMQISYGYGLFTGGLGLHYGAEKVGATVLPSGTGGTERQVELIKDLGVTAIACTPSYLVHIGDVAKRMGVDIRRDTKLRKAVLGAEPWSDNMRKHIEETMGVRAYDIYGTSEMAGPMFTECEERNGIHMAGDIVYCEIIDPDSGEVLEEGQKGELVVTMLKKEAMPMIRYRIKDITSLSTEECACGRTSPRISRISGRSDDMLIIRGINVFPSQIEYTLLRIPELAGHYMIYVTREGALDRLLIQVEIKEEAFSDKIEDMNRLRSRVEAELKRYLNIAAEVELKAPGELPRFESKAKRVIDKRVI, encoded by the coding sequence ATGCAGAAGGAGGATCTCAGGAAACTCCAATACCGTGAGCTCAAATCATTGGTAAACAACCTGTATTCGTTCAACAGATTCTATCACGATAGGATGAAAGAGCAGAATGTCCACCCCGACGACATCACCTGCCTCTCCGACGTATCCAAGCTTCCTTTCATGTACAAGCAGGACCTGAGGGACAACTACCCCACCAACATGTTCACCGCGTCCAATTCCGAGGTCGTCAGATATCATGTTTCATCCGGTACCACCGGAAAGCCGACCCTCGTAGGTTACACCCGCAACGACCTCGATTACTGGACCGAAGCCCTCGCCAGATCTCTGACTTCCGTCGGCATAGGGGCCGACGACACCATGCAGATTTCCTATGGGTATGGGCTTTTCACCGGCGGTCTGGGCCTGCATTACGGCGCCGAGAAAGTAGGGGCCACCGTGCTTCCCTCCGGGACCGGAGGAACCGAACGCCAGGTCGAGCTCATCAAAGACCTCGGAGTCACGGCGATCGCGTGCACCCCGTCATATCTGGTCCACATCGGAGACGTGGCGAAGAGGATGGGCGTCGACATACGCAGGGATACCAAGCTCAGAAAGGCCGTCCTCGGAGCGGAGCCCTGGTCCGACAACATGAGGAAGCACATCGAAGAGACGATGGGCGTGAGAGCCTACGACATTTACGGGACGTCGGAGATGGCCGGCCCCATGTTCACGGAATGCGAGGAGAGGAATGGGATCCACATGGCCGGGGACATCGTCTACTGCGAAATCATCGACCCGGATTCCGGCGAGGTTCTGGAGGAAGGTCAGAAAGGAGAGCTCGTCGTCACGATGCTCAAGAAAGAGGCCATGCCGATGATCCGCTACAGGATCAAGGACATCACTTCCCTGAGCACCGAAGAATGCGCTTGCGGGCGCACATCCCCCAGGATATCGAGGATCTCCGGACGTTCAGACGACATGCTTATCATACGCGGGATCAATGTGTTCCCATCGCAGATAGAGTACACCCTGCTCCGCATCCCCGAGCTGGCTGGCCATTACATGATCTACGTCACCAGGGAAGGGGCCCTTGACAGGCTTCTGATCCAGGTGGAGATCAAAGAGGAAGCATTCAGCGACAAGATCGAGGACATGAACAGGCTCAGGTCCCGCGTCGAGGCAGAGCTGAAGAGATACCTCAACATAGCGGCCGAAGTGGAGCTCAAGGCTCCTGGCGAACTTCCGAGGTTCGAGAGCAAGGCAAAGAGAGTGATCGACAAGAGGGTGATCTGA
- a CDS encoding aminodeoxychorismate/anthranilate synthase component II codes for MILIIDNYDSFSYNLYQLIGSIVPDVQVIRNDSRTVDQIYMMRPDAIILSPGPGRPEDAGVCVELVRRLGAKIPVLGVCLGHQAICQAFGGSIIHAKRPMHGKRSVITVTGADPMFEGLPKEMGVARYHSLAADPDRIPDCLSVTAMSEDGEVMAVKHRIYRIHGVQFHPESILTPEGKAMMEGFLRSAGVLKGDRR; via the coding sequence ATGATTCTCATAATCGACAACTATGACAGCTTCAGCTACAATCTATATCAGCTCATCGGATCCATAGTCCCGGATGTCCAGGTGATCAGGAACGACTCCAGGACCGTGGACCAGATCTACATGATGAGGCCGGACGCGATCATCCTGTCTCCCGGTCCGGGACGCCCGGAGGACGCCGGAGTCTGCGTGGAGCTGGTCAGGAGGCTGGGGGCGAAGATCCCGGTTCTGGGCGTATGCCTCGGACATCAGGCCATCTGCCAGGCCTTCGGCGGATCGATAATCCATGCCAAGCGTCCGATGCACGGGAAGCGCTCCGTGATCACCGTTACCGGCGCCGATCCGATGTTCGAGGGGCTGCCGAAGGAGATGGGCGTAGCCAGATACCATTCGCTGGCCGCGGATCCTGATAGAATCCCCGACTGCCTTTCGGTCACCGCCATGTCGGAGGACGGAGAGGTCATGGCAGTCAAGCACCGCATCTACCGCATACACGGCGTGCAGTTCCATCCCGAGTCGATACTGACCCCCGAAGGGAAGGCCATGATGGAAGGGTTCCTGAGGTCGGCCGGGGTTCTCAAGGGGGACAGGCGATGA
- a CDS encoding ABC transporter ATP-binding protein, protein MSVEPRWAKYEKANSLWSTVARLFVYIGKYRYPIYAGILISFFASLITLVAPQYLKTVTDEISAGIGTSAVMDLAAVANGIIILLVLYSVAAILKSVSTIIIPSASEYNGNYMRKDLSSKITRIPLGFLDKLKTGDVMSRITNDTDTIRNQSANSISNLITAVTMIIGSLAMMLITEWRLAIVSIIPALLGFFAVLILVRRSQKYFKRQSRDLGRINTLIEETYYGMDIVSAYNGKKKVREDFCEINDSLYVSSLNARFLSGAMPQITGFVSNISYVVVCIMGSMLILAGDISYGVVTAFIIYVKEFSAPLEHMSSSISNLQTVAASAERVFEILDAPEMGDESGKADMPENIEGRVEFDGVRFSYEEGKEIIHGLSLTVEPGQKIAIVGPTGSGKTTIANLLMRFYETDSGDIRIDGISLRDIKRSQIHEMFCMVLQDVWLFNGTIRENIVFSSDVTQEELEAACEAVGIKTYVESLPMGYDTYISDADSLSAGQKQQLTIARALVRDAPILILDEATSSVDTRTERHIQEAMDRLMEGRTSFVIAHRLSTIMGADLILVVKDGNVIERGTHQELLDRGGFYRELYDSQFENCD, encoded by the coding sequence ATGAGCGTCGAGCCCCGCTGGGCGAAGTACGAGAAGGCCAACAGCCTCTGGAGCACGGTAGCCCGTCTGTTTGTCTACATCGGGAAGTACCGCTATCCCATCTATGCGGGGATACTGATCTCATTCTTCGCATCTCTGATCACGCTCGTCGCCCCCCAGTATCTGAAAACCGTCACCGACGAGATCTCCGCGGGCATAGGCACGTCGGCAGTGATGGATTTGGCGGCGGTCGCGAACGGCATCATAATCCTGCTGGTGCTGTACTCGGTAGCCGCCATTCTGAAGTCGGTTTCGACCATAATCATCCCTTCCGCCTCCGAATACAACGGGAATTACATGAGGAAGGACCTCAGCTCGAAGATAACCCGTATACCGCTGGGATTCCTGGACAAGCTGAAGACCGGCGACGTGATGAGCAGGATCACCAACGATACGGACACCATCCGCAACCAGTCCGCCAACAGCATCTCCAATCTGATCACCGCAGTGACGATGATAATAGGCTCGCTGGCCATGATGCTGATCACCGAGTGGCGTCTGGCCATCGTGTCCATAATCCCGGCCCTGCTGGGCTTCTTCGCCGTCCTCATCCTGGTCCGCCGGTCGCAGAAGTACTTCAAGAGGCAGTCCAGAGACCTTGGGAGGATCAACACCCTCATCGAGGAGACCTATTACGGCATGGACATCGTCAGCGCTTACAACGGCAAGAAGAAGGTCAGGGAGGATTTCTGCGAGATAAACGACAGTCTTTACGTCAGCTCCCTGAACGCAAGGTTCCTCTCCGGAGCTATGCCCCAGATAACCGGGTTCGTCTCCAACATAAGCTACGTCGTGGTGTGCATCATGGGCTCGATGCTCATCCTCGCCGGCGACATCTCCTACGGCGTGGTCACTGCTTTCATAATCTACGTGAAGGAGTTCAGCGCCCCCCTCGAGCACATGTCCAGCTCCATTTCCAACCTCCAGACCGTGGCGGCATCCGCAGAGAGGGTCTTCGAGATCCTGGATGCCCCGGAGATGGGGGATGAGAGCGGCAAGGCAGACATGCCGGAGAACATCGAGGGAAGGGTGGAATTCGACGGGGTGCGTTTCTCCTATGAGGAAGGGAAGGAGATCATCCACGGCTTGAGCCTGACCGTCGAGCCGGGACAGAAGATCGCCATCGTCGGGCCCACCGGCTCCGGGAAGACCACCATCGCCAACCTGCTGATGCGCTTCTACGAGACCGATTCGGGGGACATCAGGATAGACGGCATCAGCCTCAGGGACATCAAGCGCTCCCAGATACACGAGATGTTCTGCATGGTCCTGCAGGACGTCTGGCTGTTCAACGGCACCATCAGGGAGAACATCGTTTTCAGCAGCGACGTGACCCAGGAGGAGCTGGAGGCGGCCTGCGAAGCGGTCGGGATAAAAACCTATGTGGAGTCCCTTCCGATGGGATATGATACCTATATCTCCGATGCGGATTCTCTTTCGGCCGGCCAGAAGCAGCAGCTGACCATCGCCAGGGCGCTGGTCAGGGACGCGCCGATCCTCATTCTAGACGAGGCCACCAGCTCGGTGGACACCAGGACCGAAAGGCACATCCAGGAAGCGATGGACAGGCTCATGGAAGGCCGCACGTCATTCGTCATAGCCCACAGGCTGTCCACTATAATGGGCGCCGACCTCATACTGGTGGTGAAGGACGGGAATGTCATCGAGAGAGGTACCCACCAGGAGCTTCTGGACAGAGGCGGATTCTACAGGGAGCTCTACGACAGCCAGTTCGAGAACTGCGACTGA
- a CDS encoding phosphoribosylanthranilate isomerase — protein MTLVKLCGMRSERDVHEAAEAGADAIGMVLTPGFCRSVGLGDAAKMARLIPKGVMSVGVFVDSPAEGVAFMAESLGLKAVQLHGSESDGYISRLRSMTDAAIIKSFIVRSAEDIRKAGSSSADLILLDGGMGSGKAFDTSLLSLMGREYILAGGLTPDSVSEAVIKLHPYAVDVSSGIETDGAKDPEKMRAFVRGAKTAGKGACI, from the coding sequence ATGACGCTTGTCAAGCTCTGCGGGATGCGCTCCGAGAGGGACGTCCACGAAGCCGCGGAAGCCGGGGCGGATGCGATCGGGATGGTTCTGACTCCGGGATTCTGCAGGAGCGTAGGACTGGGGGATGCGGCGAAGATGGCCCGCCTGATCCCGAAGGGCGTGATGTCCGTGGGCGTCTTCGTAGATTCGCCGGCAGAGGGGGTGGCATTCATGGCCGAATCTCTCGGCCTGAAAGCGGTGCAGCTGCACGGCTCCGAGAGCGACGGCTATATTTCCCGCCTGCGCAGCATGACCGACGCGGCGATAATCAAATCTTTCATCGTCAGAAGCGCGGAGGACATCAGGAAAGCCGGGTCTTCGTCCGCGGATCTGATTCTTCTCGACGGCGGGATGGGATCTGGAAAGGCATTCGATACGTCGTTATTGTCTCTGATGGGCCGCGAATACATCCTGGCGGGGGGTCTGACTCCGGACAGCGTCAGCGAAGCCGTTATAAAACTGCATCCATACGCCGTGGACGTGAGCTCCGGGATAGAGACGGACGGCGCGAAGGATCCCGAGAAGATGAGGGCGTTCGTCAGAGGAGCGAAGACGGCCGGTAAAGGGGCTTGCATATGA
- the trpC gene encoding indole-3-glycerol phosphate synthase TrpC → MTVLDELAEEASRRVSEAEKEVPPDEMRRRSSAAAAGPKQFPFEEALRKEGMSFICEVKKASPSKGVISEAYPYLDIAKEYEAAGASCISVLTEPSRFLGDLGHLSEIASAVRIPVLRKDFVVDEYMVHEAKCAGASAVLLICSILSKEELRRLIEVCDSLSMSALVEAHDPSEVSMALECGARIIGVNNRDLKDFTVDHLNCLRLRPMVPENVLFVAESGIKSRRDVEDLERNGVDAVLIGETLMRSDDRAAKIRELRGLP, encoded by the coding sequence ATGACCGTGCTGGACGAGCTGGCGGAAGAGGCCAGCAGAAGGGTTTCCGAGGCGGAGAAGGAGGTCCCTCCGGATGAGATGAGGCGCAGATCCTCCGCCGCCGCAGCCGGCCCTAAGCAATTCCCGTTCGAGGAGGCCCTGAGGAAAGAGGGCATGTCGTTCATATGCGAGGTCAAGAAAGCCTCGCCATCGAAAGGCGTGATATCCGAGGCCTATCCGTATCTGGACATAGCCAAGGAGTACGAGGCCGCCGGCGCGTCCTGCATATCGGTCCTCACCGAACCCAGCCGTTTCCTTGGGGACCTGGGCCATCTGTCGGAGATAGCCTCTGCGGTGCGCATACCGGTTCTCCGCAAGGATTTCGTCGTCGACGAGTACATGGTTCATGAAGCCAAATGCGCCGGCGCGTCCGCTGTCTTGCTCATCTGCTCGATTCTGAGCAAAGAAGAGCTGAGAAGGCTCATAGAAGTGTGCGATTCGCTTTCCATGTCGGCGCTGGTGGAAGCCCATGACCCGTCGGAGGTATCCATGGCTCTGGAATGCGGGGCCAGGATAATCGGGGTGAACAACCGCGACCTCAAGGATTTCACGGTGGACCATCTCAACTGCCTCAGGCTCCGCCCGATGGTGCCGGAGAACGTTCTGTTCGTGGCGGAGAGCGGGATAAAGAGCCGCCGGGACGTGGAAGACCTGGAGAGGAACGGGGTCGATGCCGTCCTGATAGGCGAGACGCTGATGCGCTCGGACGACAGGGCCGCGAAGATCCGCGAGCTGAGGGGCCTGCCATGA